Proteins found in one Gammaproteobacteria bacterium genomic segment:
- a CDS encoding DUF4266 domain-containing protein, translated as MIIKSSILLLTAIGLTACSFKPIEPWVAPYEREHLADPIMDPDRDAVFSSFRQHVFETREGAKGAGSAQGSGCGCN; from the coding sequence ATGATTATTAAATCTTCAATTTTATTGCTAACTGCTATTGGTTTGACTGCATGTAGTTTTAAGCCTATTGAGCCTTGGGTAGCGCCTTACGAGCGTGAACACCTTGCTGATCCCATTATGGACCCAGATCGTGATGCTGTGTTTAGTTCATTTAGACAGCACGTTTTTGAAACGCGCGAAGGTGCAAAAGGTGCGGGTTCAGCACAAGGAAGTGGTTGTGGTTGTAACTAA
- a CDS encoding TlpA disulfide reductase family protein — protein sequence MNKIVTKSNLLILIALACLGSMSALIASSDLLGKPAPDFTLRSDQGDNKKLSEYRGKVVLINFWASWCGPCQQELPKLSELRDLHDEYDFELLAVNIDEEPEKAIRLAKKLGINFPILFDESKKVSKLYDIDAMPMTILVDRNGEIRYMHRGFKESYLSLYQQQIKHLKFE from the coding sequence ATGAATAAAATTGTAACTAAAAGTAATCTATTAATCTTAATAGCACTGGCTTGCTTGGGTTCTATGTCTGCATTAATAGCCAGTAGTGATTTATTAGGAAAGCCTGCGCCAGATTTTACCTTGCGTAGTGATCAAGGTGATAACAAAAAACTTAGTGAATATCGTGGCAAAGTGGTGTTGATAAACTTTTGGGCATCTTGGTGTGGGCCATGTCAACAAGAACTTCCCAAGCTTTCAGAATTAAGAGATTTACATGATGAGTATGACTTTGAATTACTTGCTGTGAATATTGATGAGGAGCCAGAGAAAGCAATCCGTCTTGCAAAAAAATTAGGAATTAATTTTCCGATTTTATTTGATGAGTCAAAAAAAGTGAGCAAGTTATATGACATTGATGCAATGCCAATGACGATTCTTGTTGATAGAAATGGAGAGATTAGATATATGCATCGCGGATTTAAAGAAAGTTATCTTAGTCTTTATCAGCAACAAATTAAACATTTGAAGTTCGAATAA